Proteins from a single region of Fibrobacter sp. UWH6:
- a CDS encoding AAA family ATPase, translating to MNLKELLKFLFPEYQIFTAAKNLPQGLRATPKVQSTSSVEKTVLKSESKSESVKSEPKGHEPEKGFATIFTRQDSKASAHAVKDNAKSFNFNPVPKELAKIWIGSEKDIQSLVTAFKRPFVSGYEEEKPKNSILLLGHLSRGKAYAIQCISKILCQQKILTSSSAEIIDLGRYASDSSGTLFLSDIYACLKSKADVIIFEQPEKAGAGELDILQQLLENGVCKLNKRYVSNNGMLMDATGVLHSNPISEISANGKFFVFISTLPKAKILSVLGNKITKLFGDVIELEPISQKQLQDIAFTECRALIDKCSRMLHIEASFDDDVVNALVKIFSKDAGIKGLKKFVEEFLYKGLTEMLLQNAIATNTKIHLTSVENEFFVSLASGKKLNFADYSKDINASELADVKKELDNIIGLKKVKDYIRDLETNVKIQQIRTANGLPKADISMHMIFAGNPGTGKTTVARIVAKYLKAIGVLSSGHLREVTRADLVGQYLGQTAQKTNEVINSALGGVLFIDEAYSLCRDAGDPFGLEAIDAIVKGMEDNRENLVVILAGYELEMKDFLKTNSGLKSRFPNIVHFEDYSSKEMLDIAKVTVKSKGYKMDADCEKPLLRIFEASQVKGKNDGGNGRLVRNVVEAAILQQSKRVVKNPVNLDLLIPEDFGCFGPKDFDLESELSKVIGLDSVKQYIRSLQARLKLKEARKQAGLKTSDTQTMHMIFAGNPGTGKTMMARTVANVLYNMNVITTNKLVETDRSGLVAGYVGQTAIKTREVIESALNGVLFIDEAYALAQGGPNDFGREAIDTLVKMMDDNRDRLVVILAGYSRDMENFLNQNAGLHSRFANIIEFPDYSTDELMQIAGKFYGDQGYILDDGASECLRKNFESAKMNPQFGNGRYVRNIFEKSLNNQALRLSDSNDFSKTALTTITACDLEGV from the coding sequence ATGAATCTTAAAGAGTTGCTGAAATTTCTTTTTCCTGAATACCAGATTTTTACTGCGGCAAAGAACTTGCCTCAGGGTTTGAGGGCAACCCCAAAAGTACAATCTACATCGTCTGTAGAAAAAACGGTATTGAAAAGCGAATCGAAATCGGAATCTGTGAAATCAGAACCGAAAGGGCATGAACCGGAAAAAGGGTTCGCTACGATTTTTACAAGACAGGATTCCAAGGCTTCAGCACATGCTGTAAAGGACAATGCAAAATCTTTTAATTTTAATCCTGTTCCCAAGGAACTTGCAAAAATTTGGATTGGGTCTGAAAAGGATATTCAATCCTTGGTTACTGCATTTAAGCGTCCTTTTGTAAGTGGGTACGAAGAAGAAAAGCCGAAAAACTCCATTCTTCTTTTGGGACACCTTAGTAGGGGAAAGGCTTATGCAATCCAGTGCATCAGTAAAATTCTCTGCCAACAAAAAATTTTGACATCATCGTCTGCGGAGATTATTGATCTTGGCCGTTATGCGAGCGATTCTTCTGGAACTTTGTTCTTGAGCGATATATATGCTTGCCTGAAGTCTAAGGCTGATGTCATTATATTTGAGCAACCGGAAAAAGCAGGGGCTGGTGAATTGGATATTCTTCAGCAGTTGTTGGAAAATGGCGTTTGTAAACTGAATAAGCGTTATGTGTCTAATAACGGAATGCTGATGGATGCGACGGGAGTTCTTCACTCCAATCCGATTTCTGAAATTTCTGCCAATGGCAAATTTTTTGTTTTTATTAGTACACTTCCCAAGGCGAAAATACTTTCTGTTCTTGGGAATAAGATTACGAAATTGTTCGGTGATGTTATTGAACTGGAACCGATCTCGCAAAAGCAACTTCAGGATATTGCATTTACGGAATGCAGGGCTTTGATTGACAAATGTTCTCGGATGCTTCATATTGAAGCGTCTTTTGATGATGATGTTGTCAATGCACTTGTGAAGATATTTTCAAAAGATGCAGGTATCAAGGGCTTAAAGAAGTTCGTAGAAGAGTTCCTTTACAAGGGCCTCACTGAAATGCTTTTGCAAAATGCAATTGCGACGAATACGAAGATTCATCTTACCAGTGTAGAAAATGAATTCTTTGTATCTCTAGCCTCTGGCAAAAAATTGAATTTTGCTGATTATTCCAAAGATATAAATGCTTCGGAATTGGCTGATGTCAAGAAGGAACTTGACAACATTATTGGTCTGAAAAAGGTGAAGGATTACATTCGTGATTTGGAGACGAATGTCAAAATTCAGCAAATCAGAACGGCCAATGGTCTTCCGAAAGCGGATATCTCCATGCACATGATTTTTGCTGGAAATCCGGGAACGGGAAAGACTACTGTTGCGAGGATTGTCGCGAAATACCTGAAGGCTATAGGAGTGCTTTCCTCGGGGCATTTACGCGAAGTGACAAGAGCTGATCTTGTTGGACAATATCTTGGGCAAACCGCACAGAAAACAAATGAAGTCATCAATAGTGCTCTCGGTGGAGTCCTGTTTATTGACGAAGCCTATTCGCTTTGTCGAGATGCCGGAGATCCGTTTGGGCTTGAAGCCATAGACGCTATTGTAAAGGGGATGGAAGATAATAGGGAGAATCTTGTCGTCATTTTGGCTGGCTATGAATTGGAAATGAAGGATTTTCTTAAGACAAATTCCGGATTGAAATCCAGGTTCCCTAATATTGTTCATTTTGAAGATTACAGCTCCAAAGAAATGCTTGACATTGCAAAAGTTACTGTTAAGTCCAAGGGGTACAAAATGGATGCGGATTGCGAAAAACCGCTTCTTAGGATATTTGAGGCTTCGCAGGTCAAGGGCAAAAATGATGGCGGAAACGGAAGACTTGTCCGTAATGTTGTGGAGGCCGCGATTTTACAACAGTCGAAGCGTGTCGTGAAAAATCCTGTGAATTTGGATCTTTTAATTCCTGAAGATTTTGGATGCTTTGGACCTAAGGATTTTGATCTTGAAAGCGAATTGTCAAAAGTTATTGGACTTGATTCCGTCAAACAGTACATCCGGAGCTTACAAGCTCGCTTAAAGCTTAAGGAGGCTCGCAAACAAGCTGGATTGAAAACCTCTGACACGCAAACGATGCACATGATTTTTGCAGGCAATCCAGGCACCGGTAAAACGATGATGGCCAGGACCGTTGCGAATGTCCTTTACAATATGAATGTAATCACCACGAATAAGTTGGTGGAAACGGATCGCTCGGGACTAGTGGCCGGCTATGTTGGGCAGACAGCCATAAAGACAAGAGAGGTCATTGAGTCTGCACTCAACGGAGTCCTATTTATTGACGAGGCATATGCACTTGCCCAAGGTGGCCCTAATGACTTTGGCCGCGAGGCGATAGATACCCTTGTTAAGATGATGGATGATAATCGCGATAGATTGGTGGTGATTCTTGCAGGTTACAGTAGGGATATGGAAAATTTCCTGAATCAAAATGCTGGCTTGCATTCTCGATTTGCAAACATCATTGAATTCCCAGATTATTCTACGGATGAACTTATGCAAATTGCGGGCAAGTTCTACGGTGACCAGGGATATATTTTGGATGACGGTGCTAGCGAATGCTTGCGGAAAAATTTTGAATCAGCAAAGATGAACCCTCAATTTGGCAATGGTCGATATGTAAGAAACATCTTTGAAAAATCCCTGAATAATCAAGCTCTTCGACTGAGTGATTCCAATGATTTTTCCAAGACTGCGCTTACAACCATTACGGCCTGTGATTTGGAGGGGGTGTAG
- a CDS encoding outer membrane beta-barrel protein produces the protein MFAPKFSHKPILTIAMAIALGGFYSTAFAQGVFEGSGEEDNSGCVGDGCGMEFNEVSNSTDDTQSDNANGVETVDENGVKTVVYGTDSTAQDSVAQDSTKAADSTKVTEFFDDEDTRANYVQENASEYRARKEGFSKSIQFGFRAGAGANMNFLGNHTDGWNVGFDLEAGAIAKLPIGNDFSVAAGLDFSYRTYSYEGDNDYSHNEASISEMLFQIPAFIQYAFDEDGFFLGLGANISLKMSGETEFKQTVDTKDKHYKDKRSNTMPTVGVELGSLLNIGYVINKNLQVDLRYVQNYTNLLDQDVIAESTLMKTKLFTSHVTLGVTLLL, from the coding sequence ATGTTCGCACCTAAGTTTTCTCACAAGCCGATTTTGACCATCGCCATGGCAATTGCCCTAGGCGGATTCTATTCCACCGCATTCGCCCAGGGAGTTTTCGAAGGTTCCGGCGAAGAGGACAATAGTGGTTGCGTCGGCGACGGTTGCGGAATGGAATTTAACGAAGTTTCCAATTCTACGGATGATACGCAGAGCGACAACGCAAACGGTGTAGAGACTGTAGATGAAAACGGAGTAAAGACCGTCGTATACGGCACGGATTCAACCGCCCAGGATTCCGTAGCACAGGACTCCACCAAGGCAGCGGATTCCACGAAGGTAACAGAATTCTTCGATGACGAAGACACCCGCGCCAACTACGTGCAGGAAAACGCCAGCGAATACCGCGCCCGCAAAGAAGGCTTCTCCAAGTCCATCCAGTTCGGCTTCAGAGCCGGTGCCGGCGCAAACATGAACTTCCTCGGAAACCATACCGACGGCTGGAACGTAGGCTTTGACCTAGAAGCAGGCGCCATCGCCAAGCTCCCCATCGGAAACGATTTCTCTGTCGCCGCCGGCCTGGATTTCAGCTACCGCACCTACAGCTACGAAGGCGACAACGACTACAGCCACAACGAAGCAAGCATTTCTGAAATGCTGTTCCAGATTCCCGCCTTTATCCAGTACGCCTTCGATGAAGACGGATTCTTCCTGGGCCTGGGCGCAAACATCAGTCTCAAGATGTCAGGCGAAACCGAATTCAAGCAGACCGTCGACACCAAGGATAAACATTACAAGGATAAGCGCAGCAACACTATGCCCACCGTCGGCGTGGAACTGGGCAGCCTCCTGAACATCGGTTACGTTATCAATAAAAATCTGCAGGTCGACCTGCGCTATGTCCAGAACTACACAAACCTGCTGGACCAGGACGTTATCGCCGAATCCACCCTGATGAAAACCAAGCTCTTTACAAGCCACGTAACTTTGGGTGTAACTCTCCTACTTTAG
- a CDS encoding Abi family protein yields the protein METKKATTYREQVEKIKQRGCCIENVDDAVRCLESINYYRLSAYFLPFRKADGTYNAGTSFSRIVQIYEFDRLLRRSLFSALEEIEISMRARLAYFHAHKYSPVGYLDASIYSRWHKHQKFLETFNREVEHSSNVPFVKHHQDCYDGVFPIWVAVELFSFGMLSYFYADLVLADQKHFASECYKTVPKNLKSWLRCATDLRNICAHYGRLYYRIFSAIPANIEEVEEKDERSLWAAFLAVRNLYPNPRKWNEEFLPSIKALFERYSSAIQLEHISFPKDWAVKAIAKEV from the coding sequence ATGGAAACAAAAAAGGCAACAACTTATAGGGAACAAGTAGAAAAAATCAAACAACGTGGCTGTTGTATTGAGAATGTTGATGATGCTGTTCGCTGCCTTGAGTCCATAAATTATTACAGATTGTCCGCATATTTCCTGCCATTTAGAAAAGCCGATGGTACCTATAATGCCGGAACAAGTTTCTCAAGAATTGTGCAGATATATGAATTTGATCGACTATTGAGAAGATCGCTTTTTTCGGCTCTTGAAGAAATAGAAATTTCTATGAGGGCGAGACTTGCTTATTTCCATGCGCATAAATATAGTCCGGTTGGCTATTTGGATGCGTCGATTTATTCTCGCTGGCACAAACACCAAAAATTCCTAGAAACTTTCAATAGAGAAGTTGAACATAGTTCTAATGTTCCTTTTGTGAAGCATCACCAGGATTGCTATGATGGAGTGTTCCCTATTTGGGTGGCCGTAGAATTGTTTTCGTTTGGCATGCTGTCCTATTTTTATGCGGACCTTGTTCTTGCGGATCAAAAACACTTTGCGAGTGAATGTTATAAGACCGTCCCGAAAAATCTAAAAAGTTGGCTAAGGTGCGCAACAGACTTGCGAAATATCTGTGCCCATTATGGAAGGCTTTACTATAGGATTTTCTCCGCAATCCCTGCAAACATTGAGGAAGTTGAAGAAAAGGATGAACGCTCTCTTTGGGCGGCGTTCCTTGCTGTGCGAAACTTGTATCCGAATCCTCGAAAGTGGAACGAAGAATTTCTCCCGTCAATTAAGGCGTTGTTTGAAAGGTATTCGTCAGCCATTCAGTTGGAACACATCTCTTTCCCAAAAGATTGGGCGGTGAAGGCAATTGCCAAGGAAGTGTAA
- a CDS encoding type II toxin-antitoxin system HipA family toxin — protein MGILQETLQRGKSIFSFEFDKFWLNNPIFQIFDPNLSLFRGKQYAPTDKDNFGVFLDSTPDRWGRQLIDRRETILARKEGRPVIPRTELDYLLGVFDESRMGALRFKQSLDGDFIDNDKELATPPWESLRKLEAASLKLEQDENSIDDRWLKMLLRPGSSLGGARPKANVVDEHGHLWIAKFPSKKDRKDVGAWETVCMTLAKKCGVEISDFKCIKLGSKYHTFLTKRFDRTENNVRKHFTSAMTHLDYNDGANGGTGASYLELVEWISEHCVNVQGNLEQLFKRIIFNIAISNCDDHLRNHGFLLTPKGWTLSPAYDLTPDEYGTELSLNINESEANLDYNLAREVAPYFGIAPSDANRIIKKTNDVVSKWQKVATDIGISRSEQEFIATAFRTKDGV, from the coding sequence ATGGGCATTCTGCAAGAAACCTTGCAACGAGGCAAAAGCATCTTCTCCTTTGAATTTGACAAGTTCTGGTTAAACAATCCCATTTTTCAAATTTTTGATCCTAACCTAAGCCTATTTCGGGGAAAACAATACGCACCTACTGACAAAGATAACTTTGGCGTTTTCTTAGATTCCACTCCCGACCGTTGGGGGCGACAACTCATTGACCGCAGGGAAACTATTTTGGCTAGAAAGGAAGGACGCCCCGTAATTCCCAGGACTGAATTAGATTATCTACTGGGAGTTTTTGATGAGAGCCGCATGGGAGCCCTGCGATTCAAACAGAGTCTTGACGGTGATTTCATCGACAACGACAAAGAACTAGCGACACCACCTTGGGAATCCCTTCGAAAATTAGAGGCCGCCAGCCTAAAATTGGAACAGGATGAAAATTCCATTGATGACCGTTGGTTAAAAATGCTATTACGTCCAGGAAGTTCTCTCGGAGGAGCGCGACCAAAAGCAAATGTTGTCGATGAACATGGTCATCTATGGATAGCCAAGTTCCCAAGTAAAAAAGATCGAAAAGATGTCGGAGCTTGGGAAACTGTCTGCATGACTCTTGCAAAAAAATGCGGTGTAGAAATCAGCGACTTTAAATGCATTAAACTCGGTTCCAAATATCACACTTTTTTAACAAAAAGATTTGACCGAACAGAAAATAACGTCCGCAAGCATTTTACATCGGCAATGACGCATTTGGATTATAACGATGGAGCTAATGGAGGAACCGGAGCCAGCTACCTTGAATTGGTAGAGTGGATTTCTGAACATTGCGTAAATGTGCAAGGCAACTTAGAGCAGCTTTTCAAACGAATTATTTTCAACATTGCCATTTCCAATTGTGACGACCACCTGAGAAACCACGGTTTCCTCTTAACGCCCAAAGGCTGGACACTGTCACCAGCTTATGACTTGACACCCGACGAATATGGAACAGAACTTTCGTTGAACATTAACGAAAGCGAAGCAAATCTAGATTACAATTTGGCAAGAGAAGTTGCGCCCTATTTCGGCATCGCGCCAAGCGATGCAAACAGGATTATCAAAAAAACAAACGACGTTGTTTCAAAGTGGCAAAAGGTCGCAACAGACATAGGCATTTCGCGAAGCGAGCAAGAATTTATCGCAACGGCCTTTAGAACAAAAGATGGTGTTTGA
- a CDS encoding helix-turn-helix domain-containing protein: MKRALLPSQKRILNNLGKQIKLARLRRDLSAEQIAERADISRGTLIKIESGDEGVSMGHYFRVLIALGLASDILLVAKDDELGRKLQDAKLNVRERASKK; this comes from the coding sequence ATGAAAAGAGCATTATTACCATCGCAGAAAAGAATTTTAAATAACCTTGGCAAGCAGATAAAACTAGCCAGACTTCGCCGCGACCTCTCGGCAGAACAAATCGCCGAACGGGCAGACATTTCTCGTGGCACCTTGATAAAAATCGAAAGCGGTGATGAAGGCGTCTCCATGGGCCATTATTTTAGGGTACTGATTGCGTTGGGACTTGCAAGTGATATACTCCTTGTAGCAAAAGATGACGAACTCGGCAGAAAACTCCAAGACGCAAAACTAAACGTAAGAGAACGCGCCAGCAAGAAATAA
- a CDS encoding outer membrane beta-barrel protein — MNFKKFSLLAALTMALSMPVWAQDSETPSDDEWVSADDANKAPVEEEATYDGSADSEFANDEEYASAYAKYKAQSTKKSDIERQRNEGFARAVLLGVRGQVGANTFLGHNSDGWGTGFQIGGGLLVKMNLGIKHLSLVPELTFNYRYYTYEKDMEIYTNEASIDIMMFEIPMVVRYTVEDWGFFIGAGVNLGLKLTGSSEFSTSGETRENTVATSGMEVGGVFDLGYMLTRWVSLDLRFVWCFTSLLNETLVAEEAFSESTLNTFYTSVGVSFMF; from the coding sequence ATGAATTTCAAGAAGTTTAGCCTTTTAGCAGCACTGACTATGGCGCTCTCCATGCCCGTATGGGCCCAGGACAGCGAAACTCCCAGCGACGATGAATGGGTCTCTGCCGACGACGCCAACAAGGCTCCCGTCGAAGAAGAAGCCACCTATGACGGCTCCGCCGACAGCGAATTCGCCAATGACGAAGAATACGCCAGCGCCTATGCCAAGTATAAGGCACAATCCACCAAGAAATCCGACATTGAACGTCAGCGTAACGAAGGTTTCGCTCGCGCCGTGCTCCTTGGCGTCCGCGGTCAGGTCGGCGCCAACACCTTCCTGGGTCACAACTCCGATGGTTGGGGAACCGGCTTCCAGATCGGTGGCGGTCTTCTGGTCAAGATGAACCTGGGCATCAAGCACTTGAGCCTGGTTCCAGAACTGACTTTCAACTACCGCTATTACACCTACGAAAAGGACATGGAGATTTACACCAACGAGGCAAGCATCGACATTATGATGTTTGAAATCCCCATGGTTGTCCGCTATACCGTCGAAGACTGGGGCTTCTTCATCGGTGCCGGTGTGAATCTCGGCCTGAAGCTCACCGGTTCCTCTGAATTTTCTACCAGTGGCGAAACTCGCGAAAATACGGTGGCCACCTCCGGCATGGAAGTGGGCGGTGTTTTCGACCTGGGCTACATGCTGACTCGCTGGGTCAGTCTCGACCTGCGATTTGTCTGGTGCTTTACCAGTCTGTTGAACGAAACCCTGGTGGCTGAAGAAGCATTCTCCGAATCAACATTGAACACATTCTACACCAGCGTCGGTGTAAGTTTCATGTTCTAA
- the leuS gene encoding leucine--tRNA ligase produces the protein MAKYNPQEIETKWQAYWAEHQTFKTGTDQSKPKFYCLDMFPYPSGAGLHVGHPEGYTATDIICRYKRSKGFNVLHPMGWDAFGLPAEQYAIQTGTHPAITTKKNCDNFRRQIQRLGLSYDWEKEVNTTDPKYYKWTQWIFKRLYGTWFDEVQQKGRPIEELPIPADVQAQGAAEVRKFKDSKRLAYYADAQVWWCKHCKIVCANEEVLNDGSHEKCGTKEVERRNLKQWLMRIPHYGDRLLKGLDKLDWPQGVKDMQKNWIGKSQGAEVDFAIADANGKPTENKLRVYTTRCDTLFGATYMVVAPEHKLVPTLTTPEQKEAVEAYVHAAALKSDLDRTELAKEKTGVFSGSYAINPLTGTKIPVWVADYVLTGYGTGAIMAVPAHDTRDFEFAKKFNLPVICIMEPDASCPEDVKPQVLAGEACWAADGTYINSQNDTLCLNGLNKEAGKAKVIEWLEANKIGKATVNYKLRDWLFSRQRYWGEPFPIIHWEDGEISTVDDAELPVQLPDLQDYKPGDGGQSPLANATEWLNVVDKNGRKGVRETNTMPQWAGSCWYYLRYIDACNGDAFLAKELEKYWMPVDLYVGGAEHAVLHLLYSRFWHKVLFDLGLVSTDEPFQKLFNQGMILAFAYEDAAGSKVPTDEVEEKNGKFFKKGTDIELKQIVAKMSKSLKNVVNPDDVVRDYGADSLRLYEMFMGPLDAVKPWQTKGIEGMNRFLGRAWRSVVGDDDAAPVFVDEAAPEEIQKIMHQSIIKVTSDIENMSFNTAISQLMIFNNEMMKMDKRYREPCETFVKLLQPFAPHIAEEMWSILGHEGSLTNVAWPEADASKAVENTVEVVFQVNGKLRAKASVAKDMDKAALEALAMANERVQEFTNGKTVVKVIAVPGKLVNIVVK, from the coding sequence ATGGCAAAGTATAATCCGCAAGAAATTGAAACCAAGTGGCAGGCTTACTGGGCTGAACATCAGACCTTCAAGACTGGCACCGATCAGTCCAAACCCAAGTTCTACTGCCTGGACATGTTCCCGTATCCCAGTGGCGCTGGCCTCCATGTGGGTCACCCCGAAGGTTACACCGCAACGGATATTATTTGCCGCTACAAGCGCTCCAAGGGTTTTAACGTTCTCCACCCCATGGGTTGGGATGCCTTCGGCCTCCCCGCTGAACAGTATGCAATTCAGACCGGAACACACCCGGCAATCACCACCAAGAAGAACTGCGACAATTTCCGCCGTCAGATCCAGCGCCTTGGCCTCAGCTACGACTGGGAAAAGGAAGTGAACACCACCGACCCGAAGTACTACAAGTGGACCCAGTGGATTTTCAAGCGCCTTTACGGTACCTGGTTCGATGAGGTCCAGCAGAAGGGCCGCCCCATCGAAGAACTGCCCATTCCCGCCGACGTACAGGCTCAGGGTGCAGCAGAAGTTCGCAAGTTCAAGGATTCCAAGCGTCTCGCTTACTACGCCGACGCTCAGGTCTGGTGGTGCAAGCACTGCAAGATTGTTTGCGCTAACGAAGAAGTTCTGAACGACGGTTCCCATGAAAAGTGCGGCACCAAGGAAGTGGAACGCCGCAACCTGAAGCAGTGGCTCATGCGCATTCCGCATTATGGCGACCGCTTGCTGAAGGGCCTCGATAAGCTGGATTGGCCCCAGGGCGTGAAGGACATGCAGAAGAACTGGATCGGCAAGAGCCAGGGTGCAGAAGTGGATTTCGCAATCGCTGATGCAAACGGCAAGCCCACCGAAAACAAACTCCGCGTTTATACCACCCGTTGCGATACCCTGTTTGGCGCAACCTACATGGTGGTGGCTCCTGAACACAAGCTGGTTCCGACCCTCACTACCCCGGAACAGAAGGAAGCCGTAGAAGCCTACGTTCATGCCGCTGCTTTGAAGAGCGACCTGGACCGTACCGAACTGGCCAAGGAAAAGACCGGCGTGTTCTCTGGCTCCTACGCCATCAACCCGCTGACCGGCACCAAGATTCCGGTTTGGGTGGCTGACTACGTTTTGACTGGCTACGGCACCGGCGCTATCATGGCAGTGCCCGCCCACGATACCCGCGACTTCGAATTTGCAAAGAAGTTCAACTTGCCTGTTATCTGCATCATGGAACCGGACGCATCCTGCCCGGAAGACGTGAAGCCTCAGGTTCTCGCCGGTGAAGCCTGCTGGGCTGCCGACGGCACTTATATCAATAGCCAGAACGACACCCTCTGCCTCAACGGCCTCAACAAGGAAGCTGGCAAGGCTAAGGTAATCGAATGGTTGGAAGCCAACAAGATCGGTAAGGCTACCGTGAACTACAAGCTCCGCGACTGGCTCTTCAGCCGTCAGCGCTACTGGGGTGAACCGTTCCCCATCATCCACTGGGAAGATGGCGAAATCTCTACCGTCGACGATGCAGAACTCCCCGTGCAGTTGCCGGACCTGCAGGACTACAAGCCGGGTGACGGCGGTCAGTCTCCGCTGGCCAACGCAACCGAATGGCTCAACGTTGTAGACAAGAACGGCCGCAAGGGCGTTCGCGAAACTAACACCATGCCGCAGTGGGCTGGTTCTTGCTGGTACTACCTCCGCTATATCGACGCCTGCAACGGTGACGCATTCCTGGCCAAGGAACTTGAAAAGTACTGGATGCCTGTCGATCTGTATGTGGGCGGTGCAGAACACGCTGTGCTCCACTTGCTGTACAGCCGTTTCTGGCACAAGGTCCTCTTCGACCTGGGTCTCGTCTCTACCGACGAGCCGTTCCAGAAGCTCTTTAACCAGGGTATGATTCTTGCCTTCGCTTACGAAGACGCAGCCGGCTCCAAGGTTCCCACCGACGAAGTGGAAGAAAAGAACGGCAAGTTCTTCAAGAAGGGTACCGACATCGAACTGAAGCAGATCGTTGCCAAGATGAGTAAGTCTCTGAAGAACGTTGTGAACCCGGACGACGTGGTTCGCGACTACGGTGCAGATAGTCTTCGTTTGTACGAAATGTTCATGGGTCCTCTGGATGCCGTGAAGCCTTGGCAGACCAAGGGCATCGAAGGTATGAACCGATTCCTGGGCCGCGCATGGCGTTCTGTGGTAGGCGACGACGATGCTGCTCCCGTCTTCGTTGACGAAGCCGCTCCCGAAGAAATCCAGAAGATTATGCACCAGTCCATCATCAAGGTCACAAGCGACATTGAAAACATGAGCTTCAATACCGCTATCAGCCAGCTGATGATCTTCAACAACGAAATGATGAAGATGGACAAGCGCTACCGCGAACCTTGCGAAACCTTCGTAAAGCTCCTGCAGCCCTTCGCACCCCACATCGCTGAAGAAATGTGGAGCATCCTCGGTCATGAAGGTTCCCTCACCAACGTGGCATGGCCTGAAGCCGACGCAAGCAAGGCTGTGGAAAACACCGTCGAAGTCGTGTTCCAGGTGAACGGCAAGCTCCGTGCCAAGGCAAGCGTCGCCAAGGACATGGACAAGGCCGCTTTGGAAGCCCTCGCCATGGCTAACGAACGTGTTCAAGAGTTTACCAACGGCAAGACCGTCGTGAAGGTTATCGCAGTTCCTGGCAAGCTGGTGAATATCGTGGTGAAGTAA